The DNA region ATTGTTCACTTTTCCTGcattcttctccttttccattgttataaatttatggtttttgtGGGTATGGATTTGTTGCTTATAACAGTGCTTATCTTTGTTTAGACTTTGGAGCCATGGCTAATAAGTGAAGTCAGAATATCCGGGGACCTAAAACTCATTTCCATCCTAGCTAGTGGTTTACCTGCATCAGAGGAATCAGACCATTCAGTTGATCTCGAGGCCCTCAAGGCAGTTTCGATTTCTCCTGGCAGACAATTAGATCTCTTCATCGGTGTTTTTTCAACAGCAAACAACTTTAAGCGCCGAATGGCTGTGCGAAGAACATGGATGCAGTATGCTGCAGTACGATCAGGGAAGGTTGCAGTGCGCTTTTTCGTTGGCCTGGTGAGTTTCTATTCATAATGTTCTGTTATTCCCATAATTAACCCTGATGAGTTAATGCTCCGTTATTTGCATCCCTTATGAACATGGAGGTAGTAAACTTCGTATTGCTCATAAGTTAGCTACTTCTCAGAACTTGaaactctaattttaatattacactGTTCAGGTTGTAGTAttgatcaaattttaaaaCGCATTGCAGCACAAGAACCAGATAGTAAATCAGCAACTTTGGAATGAAGCACAGACATATGGGGACGTGCAGCTGATGCCTTTTGTCGACTACTACAACCTTATCACATGGAAAACCCTGGCCATCTGCATCTTTGGcgtaagttttttttttaaaaaaattatatatatatatataattattataataattaatcttATCTCAAAAAGGACAAGTGGAGGCACTTCATATacctctttgactgcgtgtTTCTTGACAGACCAAGGTGGTCTCAGCGAAATATGTAATGAAGACCGACGATGACGCATTTGTCCGTGTAGACGAAGTCCTAGCTTCTCTCAGCCGGATAAATGTGCCTGCTGGGCTTCTTTATGGGCTTATCAACTCAGATTCTAAGCCACATCGAAGTCGGGATAGCAAATGGTACATTAGTCCAGAGGTATGATCCTTTTTCCGGGTTAATGAAAGGACCAAAAGCCCATATCCATTTGTTTACATGTGTTCTGTTTCGATGTCTTAATGTAGGAATGGCGTGAAGATGCTTATCCCCCTTGGGCGCATGGGCCTGGTTATGTGGTGTCCCACGACATTGCAAATGCAGTCTACAAGAGATACAAAGGAGGCAAATTGAAGGTATAATACTagaaaattgatatatttatttgtttttactTCTTGTTGGTGTTGTTgccaaaaaaatttgaaatcgaAACAAACTCTTCCAACCTTGGTTTTTTATTAGTCcagaaacaaagaaaatatatttggaTACTTGGGAAACTGGAGGAGGTCACTGATTACATTTAtcatatgttatttttttcttggaaaatGAGGTGTAGCTTGGTGCTTTTGGTTTTGTTGAACTACGAAAATGTTTTTGGGTTTTGTATATTCATATTCTTGAAAGCAAAGAGATTCAGGAAAAACGTATCAAAAATATGATCCGATGTTTTCTAATATATTTGATACAttgcattatttatttatttatgttagTCTTTGAGCAGAGAAAATGAACTGAAACTACTTATTCAGTGGTTCCCCGTACTTCCAGTTCGACATGAATCTGATAGTCACATATTACATTCATACTTGCATTTATCATGCCAACAGACCCTACTTTTCACATTGCAAAAGTATAACTGAAATTAGTGCCTCATGCTCCAGATGTTTAAGCTAGAGGATGTGGCAATGGGAATATGGATCTCCAACATGAAGAACGAAGATGGACTGAATGTGAGGTACGTGAAAGATGATAGGATCTTTAACACGGGATGCAAGGACCAGTATGTAGTCGCGCACTATCAGGGGCCGAGGGAGATGTTATGCCTGTGGCAGAAGCTTCAAGAGACGAAACGTGCCATTTGCTGTGGGGAAAGATGAGCAGCGACTCTTTAGAGGTGTGACGCATACACAAAATGCTGGTTGGTATCATCATCTCACTGATCATTCGTTCTACTGTAGTTTATATGATTACCAGTAgggagaaattatttttagaatgGAAGGGTTTCACCACCACTGTACAGGTAGGTTGTCCCGTAACAAAATATATAGGTTAGCTCATTGAGATGCGTGCCTTGGAACGGAGAGATGTACAGAGTTTTTCTCGAGTTAGGATACCACGGGTACCACTCGATATTAACACCAGTTATAAGGCTATTACTTATATACCGTTAATTCTTTATAATTCTAGCAGCTGTGACAGTATTATCGCAAATCGTCTCAAAAGTCTATTCCTTCAGGTCATTTCACACCTTTGCAGTCCCCATTTCTCGATTCGGATCAGTGTTGACATGACATTAAACCATCATGGCTTTAATGATCCTAAACTTGATCGCAGCTATATGCATACAATCATCTCCATAAGAGAGGAGATGCAATTGCCAGAAAGGGAAGACACTATGCAACCAATTACAATAAACTACTTAAATCAGACAGTTTCAACATAAACTCCAACAGACTAATAATCATCGGCTAATTTATTAAGTGGACATACACCCAATCCCGTACCGAGTGTTCGGGAACACCAAGAAAAGCCCGCTGCAGACGATCCCCACCATGAGCGGGAAACTCTCCATCACTTCGTCCATCTCCTTAACGTGCCCTGGGAAGAGACAGTTGGTGACTCGATGATCAGAAAGCGCAATCGCCATGAAAACCGTGACGGACATGATGGCATGCACAAAGTCGGAGATCCCGAGTTTGTACCTGCCATCCTTGGGGACCTCAACCCCCAGTCCTGTCCTGAAGAGGGAGAGTCCCCTCGGGGTCACAAACCCATAATAGACCTTCCCTTCAGGGGTCTTGAAACTGTCAGTGAAGTGGAAGAAGAAGCACGAGAGGCTGCAGAGGCTGAGGAGGGCGTGGATCATGTGGGTGTTCACCGGCGAGCACGACCCATCCCCTGAGGCCGAGGGCAGCAGCATTTCGAATGTGAGGAGGGTTCCCGTGGGCAGGAAGTTCACAAGCAACGAGGTCTTCGACAGCGTCTTCTGGACTCCCTTCGCCACTGCCTGCCTCTTCTGGCCACCAGCCGGGGCCACAGTCTCCACAGGCCCTGGTGGCATGGAGGAAGGATAATCTGCAGCGGCAGGGGCAGGGGCAGGGGCCGGGGTGGGGGACTTGCGAGGAGAGGCCGTGTAGATTCTGATCCCGATGTCTTGCTCCGTTCGCTCCATCACGGCAGTTCTTTGCAAGGAGAGAGAAGTTTCGGGGAGACTAATGATTTATTTCCAGGGTAGAAAACGGCCTAATTCATACATTCCTTATGGGTTCCCAACGGTAATTAACTGTCAAGTAACCCACCCTAGTTTGAAATTTCCCTCCAAATCCGTAACTgcctttatatatttattttttttaaaaaaaattcgatttctttctttttcggtaatctaattctatttctttttatgatattattagATACTATTTACATTAATGGAAAaatttttggattaataatGGACACTTTCATGAGTAACAGACACGATTAGATGCAACTTTCATGTTTCTGTTTGTTCAATATACATTGGTTCGCTCTGAAGGAAATCTCTAGCGGGGTAAGAACCCGTGACGAGAAATCGCTATCTCGAATGCTTCCATTCTTTCGCCCCGAGCAAATCCATTCAGATCGTAAGACGATATTTCATTGATGTTGAGGTCCATGCACGCTTTGATGAGCTCTTCCCCGACACGTCTAGCCGCTTCCTGAGTGAACAAGTGCACGAAGCAGAATTAGACCGAACGCCACAGAGAAATAAGGAGTCGTTCCCTTTTCCCTTATAGATACGGAAGTTTCGAATTTCTCTAGTTGGACAATGATGATTCCTTACTATGGTGCCACAAGG from Punica granatum isolate Tunisia-2019 chromosome 3, ASM765513v2, whole genome shotgun sequence includes:
- the LOC116199921 gene encoding protein DMP9-like, producing the protein MERTEQDIGIRIYTASPRKSPTPAPAPAPAAADYPSSMPPGPVETVAPAGGQKRQAVAKGVQKTLSKTSLLVNFLPTGTLLTFEMLLPSASGDGSCSPVNTHMIHALLSLCSLSCFFFHFTDSFKTPEGKVYYGFVTPRGLSLFRTGLGVEVPKDGRYKLGISDFVHAIMSVTVFMAIALSDHRVTNCLFPGHVKEMDEVMESFPLMVGIVCSGLFLVFPNTRYGIGCMST
- the LOC116199822 gene encoding beta-1,3-galactosyltransferase GALT1 isoform X2; this translates as MNAASPVVSAEAMVSVLLTPRNLSREEQLSLSAWYHLRDLANHAQSLPNGVDAIKEAGTAWKTLMDSVEEEKLSSANDSSHRKENEKQCPHFLNKVNATGLDNDGFKLQVPCGLTQGSSITVIGIPDGLLGNFRIDLTGEPLPGEPDPPIILHYNVRLHGDKITDNPVIVQNTWTAAHDWGEEERCPSPTPDKNKKVDELEQCNQMVGKDDNRSSTIRSHSNSSRLTSTGKDGSATRKYFPFKQGYPSVSTLRVGSEGIQMTVDGKHITSFAYRETLEPWLISEVRISGDLKLISILASGLPASEESDHSVDLEALKAVSISPGRQLDLFIGVFSTANNFKRRMAVRRTWMQYAAVRSGKVAVRFFVGLHKNQIVNQQLWNEAQTYGDVQLMPFVDYYNLITWKTLAICIFGTKVVSAKYVMKTDDDAFVRVDEVLASLSRINVPAGLLYGLINSDSKPHRSRDSKWYISPEEWREDAYPPWAHGPGYVVSHDIANAVYKRYKGGKLKMFKLEDVAMGIWISNMKNEDGLNVRYVKDDRIFNTGCKDQYVVAHYQGPREMLCLWQKLQETKRAICCGER